GGGCGCATACTGACCCATATAATTACCTTCTGGGCCGAAGTGATTATACACTACATCCAGCACCACAGCAATACCATGTTGGTGGCAAGCATTTACCAATTGTTTCAAAGCGGCTGGATTACCGTAGGAACTTTGCACAGCAAAGGGATAAACGCCATCATAGCCCCAATTGCGGAATGCCAGAGAAGCCTCAATATGAGTGTCTCCTGGAAACTGAGCAATGGGCATAATTTCAATAGCGTTAATTCCCAGTTCCTGCAAATCTGGGAGGCGGTCAATAATGGCGGTGAAAGTTCCTTCGGGGGTGAATGTGCCAACGTGGAGTTCATAGAAAATCATCGACTCCAAAGGAACGCCAGCCCAACCTGCATCTGTCCACTCAAACTGATGTTCAACAACTTGAGACGGCCCGTGAACTCCTTGGGGCTGATACTGCGACGCCGGATCGGCAAAGGCGTTTTCATCATTTAAGATGTATCGGTAAAGCGTACCCGGATACACATCGTTTAGTTTTGTCTGCCAATATCCTTCTTCGACAGGTTTAAGCGGTATTACCTGCTGTTGTGGCGACAAAATTTGCACCGCGACGCTGTTTAATGTCGGAGACCAAACTGTAAACTCACATTCCCCGTTACCTAAGTAGTGAGCGCCAATTTTCACGCACTATCCTCCCATTGTATTATTTACAAACACACCAGAAGTATTATGGTTTTTTACAGGATTATTAGCTAGCATCTAAAGAGGCGTATTTATGCACTGAAAGGATAGTATTTATACACCCAAAGGCATATTTATTTGTACCAATTTTATTCATCTTTGCAACATATGGATTAGTAGGGGCGTACAGCTGTAGGGGCGTACAGCTGTACGCCCCTACACACAATCAACATCACCATTTGGAAGGATTATTTGGATGCAATTGATCCTTCATCCAGACTATTGGATTCGTCTGGACATAATGACGAATCTTTTGCAGTGATGATTCATTACGAATAATATGATCGTAATAATTACGCTGCCAAATTAATGTTCCAGGAGCATTACGATCAAGGTTGATGCGTTTAGTCGTAGCCGATTTGAATCCAGCAATGAAGGATGATAGCGATCGCGGTCTACGATACAACATGGGCGTTGGTAGGGGCGTACAGCTGTACGCCCCTACGGTTGGTTGTACAGATTGTTTGATGGTCACAATACCGTGCAGGTGATTGGGCATTATAATCCATTCATCCAATTCAAAATCAGGTCGAATATCTAATGTTCGCATCCATTCATCGGCTACAATCTTGCCAAATTCATTTAACTCCATCGTGCCATCTGCGATCGCCCCAAACAAGCATTGTCTTTGATGGGTGCAAATAGTGACAAAATAGGCTCCAGCTTGAGAATAATCATATCCCTTCAGTCGAATTGAGTGCCGATGGTGTCTTGCAGGGTTATATTTCATTTCATTTAATTTGTGATGGTATTCTAACCATTAAATTGCCCAGAAATGTAGGGGCGTACAGCTGTACGCCCCTACGATTGTTTAAAAATTGACAGTATGAAAATTTGGATACAGAGGGGAGCATGGCAGATAATAGTGATAATTTCAACTCATTTCGTGCTTTGGCATTGCAAGTTACATGCTATGCAGTCAATCAAACACGCGATCGCCAAGAAGCTCGTGCGTTGATGCTAAACTCTATCAATCGCTTAGCACAACAAATTGCTGCTAGTATTGCTTTTATTGGCTCGGACTGTCGTTTAATTGTATTGCCAGAATATTTTCTCACTGGTTTCCCGATGGGAGAACCTTTAGCAGTATGGGCTGACAAAGCTTGTTTAGAAATGGCGGGTGCTGAGTATGAAGCACTTGGTAAAATTGCTCAAAAACATCAAATCTTTTTAGCTGGTAATGCTTACGAAATTGACCCCAATTTTCCAGGGTTGTATTTTCAAACTTGCTTTGTGATTGACCCTTCGGGAACAATTGTTTTACGTTATCGGCGGCTAAATTCTTTATTTGCCCCTACACCTGGCGATGTCTGGGATAAATATCTCGACTGTTACGGGTTAGAGGGGGTTTTTCCTGTAGCGAAAACGGCAATTGGTAATTTAGCAGCTTTAGCATCGGAAGAAATTTTGTATCCAGAGGTGGCGCGGTGTCTGACGATGCGAGGTGCGGAGATTTTTTTACACTCCACCTCAGAAGTGTATGGCAAGACGTTAGCGCCTAAAGATGCTGCGAAAATCTCTCGTGCTGTAGAAAATATGGCATACGTAGTTTCAGCTAATACGGCAGGCATAGCGAATATTTCCATCCCTGTTGCTTCTGCTGATGGTGGTTCTAAAATTATCGACCATCGCGGAATAGTATTAGCAGAGACAGCTACAGGCGAAAGTATGGCAGCGTTTGCAGAGATAGACCTAGCAGCATTACGCCGCGATCGCCGTCGCCCTGGGTTACATAATATACTCTCACGCCAGCGGTTTGAGATATACGCCCAAAGCTACAGCGAGTCACAATTTTACCCAGCAAACACCATGCTTAACCAAGAAGTAGACCGCAAACACTTTATCCAAACACAACAAGCAACAATTGAACGTCTGGCAAAATTGGGAATAATTTGAATTGGGGACTGGGGACTGGGGACTGGGGACTGGGGACTGGGGACTGGGGACTGGGGACTGGGGACTGGGGACTGGGGACTGGGGACTGGGGACTGGGGACTGGGGACTGGGGATTAGGGACTGGGGACTGGGGACTGGGGACTGGGGACTGGGGAATTGGGATTATAAATAACTAATGACAACTGACAACTGACAACTGACAACTGACAACTGACAACTGACAACTGACAACTGACAACTGACAACTGACAACTGACAACTGACAACTGACCATTGACTATTGACAAATGACAAAACCAATAGAAGTCCGCAACCCTAGGACTGGAAAATATGATTATGTGATTATTCCGCCGCCGCCGAAGCTTTTGGCGCAGCAATGTAGCCGCGCCCGCAGGGCACAACCGCGTTGGTATCAACTGGGTGTGGAAGGCAGAATTGCAGCTTTACAAGCATGGAAGCAAGCTTTATTATCGGAACGCGATCGCCTGTTGGAGGCTTTGGTTAATGATACGGGCAGATTGTCCATCTCAAAGTTGGAAATCGATTCTTTTTTCTCTAGCATTGATCGCTGGTGTGGGTTAGCGCCAGATTTGTTACAAGAATCTGCAAAAAATACAGCTATCCCGTTTATCGCTTTACAACAATTATCTGTTCCTTACTGCCTAGTCGGGGTCATTAGCCCGTGGAATTTTCCGCTGCTGCTGTCTACAATTGATGCTATTCCGGCATTACTGGCGGGTTGTGCTGTAATTATCAAACCGAGTGAAATTGCCCCCCGCTTTGTCGCACCGCTAATTACTGCAATCAATGCTGTGCCAGAATTGCGTGACATCTTGGGTTTTGTTGAGGGTGCAGGGGAAACAGGTACAAATTTAATTGACAATGTGGATTTAATATGCTTTACAGGCAGTGTCGCCACTGGGCGAAAAGTTGCAGAGGCGGCTGCTAAACGGTTTATTCCTGCTTTTTTAGAATTAGGGGGGAAAGACCCGGCGATCGTTTTAGAATCAGCGAATTTAGAATTAGCTACTTCAGCAATTTTGTGGGGTTCAGTGGTCAACACTGGGCAATCATGCCTGTCAATTGAGCGCATTTATGTTGCTGAATCTCTCTTTGAAGAATTTTATCATTTACTAATAGCAAAAGCTTCCCGTCTTCAACTAGCTTATCCCACAGTTGAAAGTGGAGAACTTGGGCCTATTATTGCTGAAAGACAAGCAGCAATTATTAGCGAACATCTGCAAGATGCGGTGGAAAAAGGAGCAATTATTCACTGCGGTGGCAAAGTTGAAGCATTAAACGGCGGTTGGTGGTGTCGTCCGACGGTAATCACTCAGGTGAATCATTCTATGAAAGTGATGACTGAAGAGACTTTTGGCCCCATTATGCCAGTCATGCCTTTCCCTACAGTTGAAGAAGCGGTATATTTGGCAAATGATTCAATTTTTGGGTTAAGTGCTGCGGTTTTTGCAGGTTCGGAAGCTGAAGCGTTAGCTGTTGCTGATCAAATAGATGCAGGTGCTATCAGTATTAATGATGCAGCTCTCACCGCCATTATGCACGAAGGAGAGAAAAACGCCTTCAAACTCTCCGGGATGGGTGGGTCGCGCATGGGGCCTGCGGCGCTGAAACGGTTCATGAGGAAAAAAGCTTGTTTGATTAAAACTAATTCTAATAGTGACCCTTGGTGGTTT
Above is a window of Nostoc sp. UHCC 0702 DNA encoding:
- a CDS encoding transposase → MKYNPARHHRHSIRLKGYDYSQAGAYFVTICTHQRQCLFGAIADGTMELNEFGKIVADEWMRTLDIRPDFELDEWIIMPNHLHGIVTIKQSVQPTVGAYSCTPLPTPMLYRRPRSLSSFIAGFKSATTKRINLDRNAPGTLIWQRNYYDHIIRNESSLQKIRHYVQTNPIVWMKDQLHPNNPSKW
- a CDS encoding nitrilase, which gives rise to MADNSDNFNSFRALALQVTCYAVNQTRDRQEARALMLNSINRLAQQIAASIAFIGSDCRLIVLPEYFLTGFPMGEPLAVWADKACLEMAGAEYEALGKIAQKHQIFLAGNAYEIDPNFPGLYFQTCFVIDPSGTIVLRYRRLNSLFAPTPGDVWDKYLDCYGLEGVFPVAKTAIGNLAALASEEILYPEVARCLTMRGAEIFLHSTSEVYGKTLAPKDAAKISRAVENMAYVVSANTAGIANISIPVASADGGSKIIDHRGIVLAETATGESMAAFAEIDLAALRRDRRRPGLHNILSRQRFEIYAQSYSESQFYPANTMLNQEVDRKHFIQTQQATIERLAKLGII
- a CDS encoding aldehyde dehydrogenase family protein; translation: MTKPIEVRNPRTGKYDYVIIPPPPKLLAQQCSRARRAQPRWYQLGVEGRIAALQAWKQALLSERDRLLEALVNDTGRLSISKLEIDSFFSSIDRWCGLAPDLLQESAKNTAIPFIALQQLSVPYCLVGVISPWNFPLLLSTIDAIPALLAGCAVIIKPSEIAPRFVAPLITAINAVPELRDILGFVEGAGETGTNLIDNVDLICFTGSVATGRKVAEAAAKRFIPAFLELGGKDPAIVLESANLELATSAILWGSVVNTGQSCLSIERIYVAESLFEEFYHLLIAKASRLQLAYPTVESGELGPIIAERQAAIISEHLQDAVEKGAIIHCGGKVEALNGGWWCRPTVITQVNHSMKVMTEETFGPIMPVMPFPTVEEAVYLANDSIFGLSAAVFAGSEAEALAVADQIDAGAISINDAALTAIMHEGEKNAFKLSGMGGSRMGPAALKRFMRKKACLIKTNSNSDPWWFDNS